The window CGCTGGACGGTTCGATGACGGCGACGTCGGAGTAGCCGTTGCGCAGCAGGCGGGCCGCCACCGAGATCCCGGCGGTACCACCGCCGACGATGACGATCTGATGCTTGTCCTTGATCATGAATCCTCCTGCCACTCAGGCGTTCTGATGGGTTTCTTCCCAGGCGCCGAAGCCGCCCAGGATGTCACTGACGTCGGTGAAACCGTTGCCCCGCAACAGGCTTGCGGCCACCGAGGACCGGTAACCGCCGGCGCAGTACACGACGGTCGGCTTGGCCGGATCGAGTTCGCCCAACCGGGCGGGCAGCTGGCCCACCGGGATGGTGATCGCGTTCGGAATGGTTCCGGCGGCCACCTCACCCGGGTTGCGCACATCGACGATCTGCAGGTCCGCCACTTCCGCGGCACGCTGATCGAACGCCTTGGCGGTCAGCCGGGACGCCATCTGGACGTCTCCGGGGTGGGTGAACATCACCTCGAACGGCCGGTCCAGGTAGCCGACCACCCGGTCGAAACCGATACGGGCGAGCCGGTTCTTGCCTTCGAGCTCCTGACCCGGTTCGGTGAACAGCACGATGTCGACGTCGGTGGGGACGACCGAACCGGCGAACTCGGCGTAGCGGCCAGCCAGCCCGATGTTGACGGCACCGCGCAGGTGGCCTGTGGCGAACTCTTCCGGGCCACGGCCGTCGACCAGGATCGCCCCGGCGGCCATCGCGTCGCGGACCTGTTCATAGGTCATCGCGGCGGGCATCTTGGTCTGGTCGAGCAGTTCCCGGTCCTTGCGGTTGAGGATCGCGTCGTAGACGAAGTAGCTCGGTGCGGGGGGCTGACCCTCGGTGACCAGCGCCATGAAGGTCGCTTTGTCCGGCGCGCGCAGCGCGTAGTTGGTCTCCTTCTGCTCGCCCATCGTCGACCACAGGTCGGTCGACAGGTTCTTGCCGCAGGCCGAGCCCGCGCCGTGGGCCGGGTACACCCGGGTGGCGTCGGGCAGTGTCATCAGCTTGTTGTGCAGCGAGTCGTAGAGCTTCTCGGCCAGCTCTTCGCGGGTGAATCCGATCGAGGCCAACAGGTCCGGCCTGCCGACGTCACCGATGAACAGCGCATCGCCGGTCAGCACCCCGTAGGGCACCTGGTCGTCGGCGTGCTCGTAGACCACGATGCTCATCGACTCCGGCGTGTGGCCGGGGGTGTGGCGGAACTCCAGCGTCACGTCGCCCAGCGAGTAGCGCTCACCGTCGGCGACTCCCATCGACTCGAACTCGGTCTCGGCGACGGAGGAGTACACGATCTTGGCGCCTGTCGCCTCGGCCAGCTCCAGATGACCTGACAGGAAGTCGGCGTGGAAGTGCGTCTCGATGACGAGCTCGATGGTGTAGCCGAACTCCTCGGCATCGGACAGGTACTCGGCCACATCCCGCTGCGGGTCGACAACGACTGCGCGCCCGGTGGTTTCGTCGGCAATCAGGTACGACGCATGCGACAGGCAGTCCAGGTAGTACTGGATGAACTTCATGGCGGTGGTCCTCTCGTTCGGTAGGTGGGTCCGGCCTTCTGCGTCTCAGACTGCCGATACCCCTCGGGTATGTCAAGTACCCTAGGGGGTATAAAAATTCCTTGTTGCGGTTACCCCCGGGGGTATGTCTATCATGAGGGAGACGATACCCCCTGAGGTATCTACCCTCCAGGGACTTTCGTCATCAGCCCAGTCACCGGAAAGGACTCACTTCAATGACCGCACCCGTCACCATCGACTCCCACGACCTGAGCCAGATGCTCGGTTCCCCCACCCCGCCCCGGGTGCTGGACGTGCGTACCCCCGGCGAATTCGAGACGGCCCATATCGCCGGCGCCTACAACGTGCCGCTGGACCTGCTGCGCGAACACCGCGACGAGATCGTCAAGCACCTCGACGAGGACGTGGTCCTGGTCTGCCGGTCCGGTCAGCGTGCCGCCCAGGCCGAAGAGACCCTGCGCAACGCCGGGCTGTCCAACGTGCACATCCTCGACGGCGGCATCACGGCGTGGGAAGCCAAGGGATTCGCGGTCAACCGCGGCGCCCAGCGGTGGGACCTGGAACGCCAGGTCCGTCTGGTGGCCGGCTCGATCGTGCTGTCGAGCATTCTCGGCAGCATTGCCGCCCCGAAGCTGAAATGGGTGGCCGGCGCGGTCGGCGGCGGCCTGACCTTCGCGGCGCTGTCCAACACCTGCGCGATGGGCATGTTGCTCTCCAAGCTGCCCTACAACCGCGGCGCCTCCTGTGACGCGGAGGGCATCGTGGCCCAGCTCGTGGAAGGCAGCGCGTCATGATGGCGCTCACCGTCGGCCTGGCCGTCTTCGTCGGTATCGCACTGGGACTGCTCGGCGGCGGAGGTTCGATCCTGACCGTCCCGCTGCTGGCCTATGTGGCCGGCATGGACGCCAAGCAGGCCATCGCCACCTCGTTGCTCGTCGTCGGTGTCACCAGTGCGATCGGCGCCGTCTCGCATGCCCGAGCCGGACGGGTGCAATGGCGCACCGGGCTGATCTTCGGCGCCGCGGGCATGGCCGGCGCCTATGCGGGCGGGCTGCTGGCCCGCTTCATCCCGGGAACGGTGCTGCTCATCGGCTTCGCGTTGATGATGATCGCCACCGCTGTCGCCATGCTGCGTGGACGGAAGAACGTGCAGGCCACCGAAGGTTCCCATCGCCTGCCCGTCCCCAAGATCCTCGCCGAGGGTCTTCTTGTCGGGTTGGTCACCGGCCTGGTCGGCGCCGGCGGCGGCTTCCTGGTGGTGCCCGCCCTCGCGTTGCTCGGCGGACTGCCGATGCCGGTCGCGGTCGGCACCTCGTTGATCGTGATCGCGATGAAGTCTTTCGCCGGCCTGGGCGGATACCTGTCCAGCGTGCAGATCGACTGGTCGCTGGCGCTGGCGGTGACCGCCGCGGCCGTGGTGGGCGCACTGCTCGGCGCGCGGCTGACCTCGATGGTCAACCCCGACTCGCTGCGCAAGGCGTTCGGCTGGTTCGTGCTGGCGATGTCGTCGGTCATCCTGGCCCAGGAGATTCACCTGGCCGTCGGGATCGCCGGGGCGGCGCTGACGGCGATCGCCGCGCTGATGACGTTCGCCTGCAGCAGGTATGCGCACTGTCCGCTGCGCCGGATCACCGGAATCGGGGCGGCGCGGGGCGCCCATGCATGATTACGGGAATACCCCCGCGGGTACCATGGCTATAACGTCGGTTGAAGGGAGAGGCGCCATGGTTGGTGACGAGGATGCGATCGCCGCGGTGCTCAACAGGCTGCGCAGGGCGCAGGGGCAGCTCGCCGGGGTGATCTCGATGATCGAACAGGGCCGGGACTGCAAGGACGTGGTCACACAACTGGCTGCGGTCTCACGCGCCCTGGACAAGGCCGGCTTCAAGATTGTCGCCACCGGGTTGCGCAAATGCCTGACCGGGGAAGCGGCCGACGGCCAACAGCCGATGACCGAAGCCGAGCTGGAGAAGCTGTTTCTGGCCCTGGCTTGATTTGCCAACCGGCGTCAACGACGACGAGATCGGAGGAACTGTGAGTTACGCATTGTCGACCACGCTGCACACCACGTTCGAGGATGCGGTGGAGCGAACCCGAAAGGCATTGGCAGACCAGGGTTTCGGTGTGCTCACCGAGATCGACATGAAAGCCACCCTGAAGGCCAAGCTGGGCGAGGACATGGAGGACTACCTGATCCTCGGGGCGTGCAATCCCCCGCTGGCACACCGTGCGGTCAACGCCGACCGTCAGATCGGCCTGCTGCTGCCCTGCAACGTCGCCGTCCGCGCCGACACCTCGGGCGACGGTGACACGGTGATCGTCGACGCGATGGATCCGCAGATCATGGTCCAGGTCTCCGACCAACCGGGCCTGCGCGAGGTCGCCGACGAAGCCGCTGCGAAGCTGCGCGCCGCAATCGAATCGCTATGAGTTCAGCCATCGACGTCTCCATCATCGAGACCTCCGGGTTGGGAGACCGCAGCTATCTGATCAGCGCCGACGGCACCGCCGTCGTCGTCGACCCGCAGCGCGACATCGACCGGGTGCTCGACCTGGCCCGCGAGCGCGGGGTGCGCATCAGCCATGTGCTCGAGACACACATCCACAACGACTACGTGACCGGCGGACTGGAGCTCTCCCGCGTCACGGGTGCCGAATACGTCGTGCCCGCGGGTGACGACGTGGGATACGAGCGGCGCGCCGTCAGCGACGGCGACACCGTGGACGCCGGCCCGGTCCGGCTGCAGGTGATGCACACCCCCGGGCACACCCACCACCACGTCAGCTACGTGCTGCGCGATGCCGGTGGTTCGGGTGATCCGGTGCTCGGCGTGTTCACCGGCGGATCGATGCTGCACGGCACGACCGGGCGCACGGACCTGCTGGGCGACGAGCACACCCAGGAACTCAGCCACGCGCAGTTCCACTCGGTGCGGCGGTTGGCCGCCGAGCTGCCCGATACCGCCGAGGTGTACCCCACCCACGGTTTCGGCAGCTTCTGCTCGGCCACTCCCGCCAGCGGAGATTCGTCGACCATCGCCGATCAGCGCCAGACCAATCCGGCGCTGACCCAGGACGAGCAGAGCTACGTCGACGAACTGATCGCCGGGTTGGGGGCCTACCCCGCGTACTACGCGCACATGGGTGTCATCAACACCGAGGGCCCCGACCCCGTCGACCTCTCGGTGCCCGAACCGGTGGATCCCGACGAACTCCGCCGCCGCATCGAGGGCGGCGAATGGGTGGTGGACCTGCGCAACCGCACCGCATTCGCCGCCGGACATCTGGGCGGGACGCTGGGCTTCGAGCTGTCGGACAACTTCGTCACCTATCTGGGCTGGCTCTACTCCTGGGGGTCGCCGCTGACTCTCATCGGCGACGACGTCGACCAGATCGCCGACGCCCGACGTGAACTCGCCCGCATCGGGGTCGACAACCTGACCGGGTCCGCCACCGGAGACATCCACGACCTGGCCGAAGGGACGCCGCTACGGTCCTACCGTGTCGCCGATTTCGCCGCGCTGGCCGACGCGATGCAGGCACAGGCGCCGGCGGTGCTCGACGTCCGCCAGAGTGGCGAGTTCGCCGACGGGCACATCGCAGGAGCGGTCAACATTCCACTGCACGAGCTGAGCCGGCGCCTCGACGAGGTTCCCGACGGAGAGGTCTGGGTGCACTGCGCGTCCGGATACCGCTCATCGATCGCCGCATCGATGATCGACCGGGGCGACCGCACGGTGGTCCTCGTCGACGACGCGTTCGACCAAGCGGAGAAGACCGGCCTGGTCAGCTGACGGCGAAGAGCAGGACGCCAACGACGGTGACCGCGAAAACCACTGTGGCGCCGCCCATCAGCAGCACCTCCGTGCGCGGCTCGGCGGTGACGGCCGGACTGTCCCTGATCGCGTGCGACCGCCGGTAGCCCAGGGCGAGCACGAGCAGCGCGAGCAGCGTGGCGGTGACGGCGAGCAGGATCCGACCCGGTCCCAGGGGCCCGTGCTGGCGCAGCAGCACCAGCGCTCCGCCCACGAGAAATCCGAATGAGCTTCGCTCCCAGGACAACAGGGTGCGTTCCGCGGGCAGACCCGGCTTGTCCGGCAGTGGGCGGGGCATCTCAGTACCCGGTCGGTGGCCAGATCACCAGGACCACCAGAACCGCCACGGTCACGAGAAAGATGGCGCCGCCGAGGAGCACCGGGATACGGGTCGGTGGCAGCTCCCCGTCTTGACGCATGGCGGCCTGCACGCGCTGCCAGCGCCGCACGGCCAGCGCGGCCAGCACTCCGCCTCCGGCGGTCAGTGCCACGCTGAGCCCGTGCCGTACGCCGGGAATCCCGAACGACGGTACGAACTGCACGACGGCGATGCCACCGGCGATCAAGGCCAGCGCGGTGCGGATCCAGGCCAGGAAGGTCCGCTCGTTGGCCAGCGTGAAGCGGTAGTCGGGCTCTCCGTCGCCGGGTCGGTGAGGAGCGCTCATCCTGGTGAGCCTACGTCTTTGCGGCCGGTCCCGAGACGGGAAGTCAGCTCGGGACGTTGGCCTTCAAGGTCGCCAGTGCCGCGGTGCTCAACCGGGCCAGTTCACCGGCTTCCCCGTTCTCCAGCGCAGCGCTGAAGAGTTCTGCCATGCGGCGGTTGGTCGCCTGCTCGATCTCGTCGTAGCGGTCCTTCTTGTCCGCGCCGTCGGCGTACGGCTCGGGCCAGCCGAACATCGCCGCGTACTGCGGGCCCTTGTTGAGCATGTGCGCCTCGATCGGTGTCACGCCGGACAGCGACAGCGCGTTGAAGTGCAGCGCGGCACGCAGCTCACGCAGCACGAACATCACCTGCAACGCCCGGGCGGGAGAATCTTCGGCCAGCGGCATCGCCCGCCACCCGACGAACAGCGGCACTCCCCAGTTCGGCGCGGAAGCGATGAGCTTCTCCCCCAGTGCGGCGATCCGGTCCAGTCCGTCCGCACCGGCCAGGTACTTGCGACCGAACTCGGCGGTCTGATTCCAGTAGACCTCCGCTGCACCGGCCGCGCCGCGCACCGCGACGCCTTCGTCCCACATCGCCGCCACCGCAGTGGGTTCGAACACCGCGAACACCGCAGCGACGGTGGCGCCGTTGGCCTCACCCAGAACGCCGCCCCGCCCGGCGATGTAACCAGCCAGCGGGTTCTCGTAACCCGCGGCGACGCTGCCGCCGTAGGTTTCGGGGTGAAGCATGAAGACGGCAACCGCCTGTTCGATGGCGGTACCTGCGGCGGCGACGGATTCGATCAGGTCGGCGTTGCTCATAGAGGGCAGAGTAGCGCCCGGTCCACGCTCATTGTGCGCAGGCGACAAAGTCGCACCTGACCGTTGTCCCCGTGGCCCAAGCCGGATGTCGCGAAACGGACCACCATGAAGGGGCATGGAAAGCCGGCGCCCGAGCGGGCGCCGGCCCAGACCCGATTCACCGCAACCACGTCAACAGGAGGAAGAACAGTGCGCGCGCACGGAGCCAGGGATCAGGACGCGACGACGAGTCGCGGGACTGACGAGACCGGGTGGACGTCGTTCACTCTGGCCGTTCCGCGCTGGCCCCTGCTCGCCCGCCTGCGCGGCCGGCACGCGCTCGTCCGCGCCGTGGATCGAGTGGAAGCCGCGGTGCTGGTGCTGGCGTTCTTCGTGTCGTTGATCGCGCTGCCGGTGGCCGGAGCCGTCGGCACGGCGGCCTACGACGCGCTCAGTCATCGCCACACCGGCTCTGCGGCCACCCAGGCCGCAACGGGCGGAGTCCTGATCTGGGCCGGAACCACCGTCGCCGCTGTCGCCCTGTTTATCGTCACACGCGCACTGTGTGACCGGGTGCGCCAG is drawn from Mycolicibacterium gilvum and contains these coding sequences:
- a CDS encoding sulfite exporter TauE/SafE family protein; this translates as MMALTVGLAVFVGIALGLLGGGGSILTVPLLAYVAGMDAKQAIATSLLVVGVTSAIGAVSHARAGRVQWRTGLIFGAAGMAGAYAGGLLARFIPGTVLLIGFALMMIATAVAMLRGRKNVQATEGSHRLPVPKILAEGLLVGLVTGLVGAGGGFLVVPALALLGGLPMPVAVGTSLIVIAMKSFAGLGGYLSSVQIDWSLALAVTAAAVVGALLGARLTSMVNPDSLRKAFGWFVLAMSSVILAQEIHLAVGIAGAALTAIAALMTFACSRYAHCPLRRITGIGAARGAHA
- a CDS encoding MBL fold metallo-hydrolase; its protein translation is MDVSIIETSGLGDRSYLISADGTAVVVDPQRDIDRVLDLARERGVRISHVLETHIHNDYVTGGLELSRVTGAEYVVPAGDDVGYERRAVSDGDTVDAGPVRLQVMHTPGHTHHHVSYVLRDAGGSGDPVLGVFTGGSMLHGTTGRTDLLGDEHTQELSHAQFHSVRRLAAELPDTAEVYPTHGFGSFCSATPASGDSSTIADQRQTNPALTQDEQSYVDELIAGLGAYPAYYAHMGVINTEGPDPVDLSVPEPVDPDELRRRIEGGEWVVDLRNRTAFAAGHLGGTLGFELSDNFVTYLGWLYSWGSPLTLIGDDVDQIADARRELARIGVDNLTGSATGDIHDLAEGTPLRSYRVADFAALADAMQAQAPAVLDVRQSGEFADGHIAGAVNIPLHELSRRLDEVPDGEVWVHCASGYRSSIAASMIDRGDRTVVLVDDAFDQAEKTGLVS
- a CDS encoding MBL fold metallo-hydrolase, whose product is MKFIQYYLDCLSHASYLIADETTGRAVVVDPQRDVAEYLSDAEEFGYTIELVIETHFHADFLSGHLELAEATGAKIVYSSVAETEFESMGVADGERYSLGDVTLEFRHTPGHTPESMSIVVYEHADDQVPYGVLTGDALFIGDVGRPDLLASIGFTREELAEKLYDSLHNKLMTLPDATRVYPAHGAGSACGKNLSTDLWSTMGEQKETNYALRAPDKATFMALVTEGQPPAPSYFVYDAILNRKDRELLDQTKMPAAMTYEQVRDAMAAGAILVDGRGPEEFATGHLRGAVNIGLAGRYAEFAGSVVPTDVDIVLFTEPGQELEGKNRLARIGFDRVVGYLDRPFEVMFTHPGDVQMASRLTAKAFDQRAAEVADLQIVDVRNPGEVAAGTIPNAITIPVGQLPARLGELDPAKPTVVYCAGGYRSSVAASLLRGNGFTDVSDILGGFGAWEETHQNA
- a CDS encoding DUF302 domain-containing protein codes for the protein MSYALSTTLHTTFEDAVERTRKALADQGFGVLTEIDMKATLKAKLGEDMEDYLILGACNPPLAHRAVNADRQIGLLLPCNVAVRADTSGDGDTVIVDAMDPQIMVQVSDQPGLREVADEAAAKLRAAIESL
- a CDS encoding rhodanese-like domain-containing protein, which encodes MTAPVTIDSHDLSQMLGSPTPPRVLDVRTPGEFETAHIAGAYNVPLDLLREHRDEIVKHLDEDVVLVCRSGQRAAQAEETLRNAGLSNVHILDGGITAWEAKGFAVNRGAQRWDLERQVRLVAGSIVLSSILGSIAAPKLKWVAGAVGGGLTFAALSNTCAMGMLLSKLPYNRGASCDAEGIVAQLVEGSAS
- a CDS encoding YidH family protein gives rise to the protein MSAPHRPGDGEPDYRFTLANERTFLAWIRTALALIAGGIAVVQFVPSFGIPGVRHGLSVALTAGGGVLAALAVRRWQRVQAAMRQDGELPPTRIPVLLGGAIFLVTVAVLVVLVIWPPTGY
- a CDS encoding DUF202 domain-containing protein encodes the protein MPRPLPDKPGLPAERTLLSWERSSFGFLVGGALVLLRQHGPLGPGRILLAVTATLLALLVLALGYRRSHAIRDSPAVTAEPRTEVLLMGGATVVFAVTVVGVLLFAVS
- a CDS encoding metal-sensitive transcriptional regulator — its product is MVGDEDAIAAVLNRLRRAQGQLAGVISMIEQGRDCKDVVTQLAAVSRALDKAGFKIVATGLRKCLTGEAADGQQPMTEAELEKLFLALA
- a CDS encoding SCO6745 family protein, which encodes MSNADLIESVAAAGTAIEQAVAVFMLHPETYGGSVAAGYENPLAGYIAGRGGVLGEANGATVAAVFAVFEPTAVAAMWDEGVAVRGAAGAAEVYWNQTAEFGRKYLAGADGLDRIAALGEKLIASAPNWGVPLFVGWRAMPLAEDSPARALQVMFVLRELRAALHFNALSLSGVTPIEAHMLNKGPQYAAMFGWPEPYADGADKKDRYDEIEQATNRRMAELFSAALENGEAGELARLSTAALATLKANVPS